From one Humulus lupulus chromosome 8, drHumLupu1.1, whole genome shotgun sequence genomic stretch:
- the LOC133795173 gene encoding uncharacterized protein LOC133795173 codes for MVRRCKLMQKPEIRFVSRELPSSNGREANENAQMATEEKFANIVVEFPDLGEFGSPEEKVDELGVVRSALKSWANKYEESIQRDGKLIAQLDVDEIEVEASFWKSAMICVVVGVNPPFAVFEGFIKRIWGNMGIEMVARMNARYTMVKFKDEATRDMVLETGVVHFDKKPVILQPWTTELDSLRLVKFVPVWIRLLDLGLQYWGVKCLSALVSTVGKPIMVDKVTKDRSMIKFARVLVDMEIADNPPKIISYINERGQLMDQIIEYEWLPTKFPHCKKFGHSEATCKRVIGVVWRKKEVKEQSSTKSGKIVNNDK; via the exons ATGGTGAGGAGATGCAAACTTATGCAGAAGCCTGAAATTCGATTTGTATCGCGAGAGCTCCCTTCATCCAATGGACGAGAAGCCAATGAGAATGCTCAAATGGCTACCGAAGAGAAATTTGCTAATATTGTTGTAGAGTTTCCAGACCTAGGGGAATTTGGGTCGCCTGAGGAGAAAGTTGATGAACTTGGGGTTGTTCGATCTGCATTGAAATCTTGGGCTAATAAA TATGAAGAATCGATTCAGAGGGATGGAAAGCTGATTGCGCAATTGGATGTTGATGAAATTGAAGTAGAGGCTTCGTTCTGGAAGTCTGCTATGATCTGTGTGGTTGTAGGTGTGAATCCTCCATTTGCTGTGTTTGAAGGTTTCATCAAGAGAATTTGGGGAAATATGGGGATAGAAATGGTGGCTCGTATGAATGCTAGGTACACGATGGTGAAATTCAAGGATGAGGCTACTCGAGATATGGTGCTGGAAACTGGTGTTGTGCATTTTGATAAGAAACCAGTCATTCTCCAACCGTGGACGACTGAGCTTGATTCCTTAAGGTTAGTGAAATTTGTTCCAGTTTGGATTCGTTTACTTGATTTAGGACTTCAATATTGGGGTGTTAAATGCTTGAGTGCTCTTGTTAGTACTGTTGGCAAACCTATTATGGTTGATAAGGTTACTAAAGATAGATCAATGATAAAGTTTGCCCGAGTTCTTGTGGACATGGAAATAGCTGATAATCCTCCTAAAATTATTAGCTACATTAATGAAAGAGGCCAATTAATGGACCAGATTATAGAATATGAGTGGTTACCTACAAAATTCCCTCATTGTAAGAAATTTGGGCATTCAGAAGCTACTTGTAAACGAGTGATTGGTGTAGTTTGGAGAAAGAAGGAGGTGAAAGAGCAAAGTTCTACTAAATCAGGCAAAATTGTGAACAATGACAAATGA